Within Enterobacter sp. RHBSTW-00175, the genomic segment CTCTGAACACGCTGGCTTTATCGCTGTAGAGGATCATGGGTTTACCGTATTTCTCGATATAGCCACGGGTCGCTTCAAAATAGGTGAATGTGGATTCAGATTTCACAAACAGCAGGTGCATCAGGCGACTGGTGGCATCATCAACATAGACCAGAGCAGTACAGGGCCGACCCCGATTTTCAAACCAGTGATGGTCGCAGCCATCAATCTGGATCAGCTCGCCGGTACAGGGGCGTCGATAACGGGGCTGGTGAATTTTCGGCGGACGTTGTCTGCGGGGGATCCAGAGTCCGGATTTTATCATGAGGCGTCTGATGGTTTCCTTGCCAAGGACGAGACCGTGAACTTCTTCCAGCTTTTCCCGTGCCAGTGTCGGACCAAAATCAGAGTAGCGTTCCCGAATGATACTCAGCGCCAGCTCAGTCAGTGATGTGGGCAGCAGGCGGTTTCCGGTGCGACCGCGACTCTGGTTGTTCATACCAAGCGGTCCGGACTGACGATAACGTTTCAGCAGACGGCTGCAATGGCGTGGCGTGATGCCGAGCATCTCCGCAGCCTGGCCAGGACGCAGGTTGCGATCGATGACGTCCTGAAGGATTTTTAGGCGGTTAATTTCTTTCACGGTGAACATCCCGGCGTCATGTATAGCCATAGAAAACTCCTCATCAGGAAAAAGCGAGTCGTTGACTAGACATACAGGTCTGAAAACTATAGCCTGGACATTCCTAATGAGCCACAAATAGACATTAGCATTGAGCCCCTACAATGTTTGTCAAGGCTCAATTGAAATGTCCGTTATCCAGCTCAATTAAAATGACCACTTTGATCTCTCATTCTCTTTACTGATAGACTTTCCTCCGACTGAAACAACAGGATGATTGAGCCCATGCTTCGATACGAGTTAACGCCGAACAATGCAGGTTTTATACTGTGGGGAGATTCAGAAGCCCTGAATGAATTACATGAACTCATTCATTACATCGTGGATGAAAGCCCACTGATTAAAGTTAAAGACGGATTTATGTTATCCCTTGCCTATGATATTCGTAAAGCACGGGAAGGTAATCGTCGTGTTGAGCAACATCAGTATGATCAACATGATACATATAAGCTTTATGGTGTTGAGCTTTTATGGCCTCTGGTCCTGGTACAGTCCTCAATACTCAGAAACTCAATGGGTTATATTCAGACAGACAAAAACCAGCTGTCTGTCATGTATGCCTTTGAATACCTGATAGAATCAGCATTAACAGAGTCTGAGAGAACAACGTCGAATGATATTATGCTAACAGTAAAATATGCATCAGACTCTGATTTTAATTTCATTGAGGATAATATTGACAGCAGGTGCTGCTATTTTATCAGCCTATCTCCGGAGCAAAGAAAAAAGCAGTTAATCAGTATTGTTCGTTCTTTTCATTCATTATGGGGTAAGTATGCCCGTGAAAAGCAGGACATAAAGATGCTGAACGAAATGAATAATACATCATGGGTCTGGCCGGACAATATCAACTGGTGAGCAACCACTGTCCGGCCAGTGAGTACCATCAGCGGGCTCTTTTACCAAAAATGTCCTCTGAACGTGACTGAAGCTGTTTGAGTGCTTCGAGCATGTCATCATTATCCAGTGAGCGCTGGGATTTCTTCCCTTCCTGCTTTGGCCGTCGTCGGGAAGGGCCATCTCCAGCGGGAATTGACTGAGAGCGCGTGTTATCCCGCTTGCTCTGCACCAGACTGATAAACTCCAGGGTTCGGCCAAGACGCTTGTTATCGACAATCGCGCCCTGGTCGATTTCTGACAGTCGGTCGTAGGTAGAGTAGGGAAGTAGCGTACCGTTCAGGCGCAGCTCTTTTCTGCCATCAGGATAGTGATACACATCGATATATTTACCTATTGCACGGCGACTCAGTTCGCTGTCTTCAATCAGGTACAACATTTTATCATATTGTATCGTCAACGATTTTGAGACTTTACGTTTTTCACGAACAGTGAAAATAAGCCCCAGGTCCTCATCATGTTCTACAGCACGGTGTACGTCAAAATCATGTCGCGGTACTTTGCCAAAACGGCGGTTATAGTCAGCCATATAGGCCTCAGCGAAGTCATTTGCAGCCTCCATTGAACAAATGCCCTGTAACCGCAGCTCTTTGACCAGACGATCCTGTAAAGTGAGGTGAGCTCGTTCTACACGCCCTTTGGCGGGACTGGTTTCTGCACAGATAGTCTGGATGTTCAGTTCATGCATGGCTCGCCCAAACTGAGTATGCCCGTCTCCGCCTGTGGCGTGTTTATTGTTAACACGAAAAACACCGGCTTTATCGCTGTACAGTGCCAGCGGTTTACCATGCTTATCGATATAGCGCCGCGTGGCTTCGAAGTAAGAAAACGTGGACTCCGATTTAACAAACAACAGTTCCATCAGTTTGCTGGTTGCATCATCAACATAGACCAGCGCGGTGCAGGCCGGGCCACGGCCTTCAAACCAGTCGTGATCACAGCCATCTATTTGTATCAGCTCACCAGTACACGGACGCCGGTACCGTGGTTGAGGGATCCTTGCGGCACGTTGTTTACGGGGAACCCATAAGCCAGCCCGCACCATGATGCGCCGGACAGTTTCTTTGCCAAGAAACAGTCCGTGGAGTTCTTCGAGCTTTTCACGCGCCAGAGTCGGACCGAAATCAGCATAACGCGTCTTGATCAGTTCCAGAGCCTGATCTGCGAGCCCGGGTGGCAACTGGCGGTTACCACGCATGCCACATCGTCTGCTGGCCATACCAAGCGGTCCGCCTTCACGGTAACGGGCAAGAAGTCTGCGGCATTGCCTGTCGCTGATACCGAGGTGCTCGGCCGCACGGCGCGTTGTGATGCGACGTTCAATGACGTCCTGTATAATCTTGATCCGGTTGATCTCTTTCAAAGTAAACACTCCTGAGCTTTCTGCGCTCATGATATGCCTCCCGGTAGTTTAAACGGACCAGTGAAGCTTACCATAGCGCGGACATCTGAATTGAGCCACAGGCGGACATTACTATTGAGCCATTACAATGTTTGTCAAGGCTCAATTGAAATGTCCGTTATCCAGCTCAATTAAAATGACCACTTTGATCTCTCATTCTCTTTACTGATAGACTTTCCTCCGACTGAAACAACAGGATGATTGAGCCCATGCTTCGATACGAGTTAACGCCGAACAATGCAGGTTTTATACTGTGGGGAGATTCAGAAGCCCTGAATGAATTACATGAACTCATTCATTACATCGTGGATGAAAGCCCACTGATTAAAGTTAAAGACGGATTTATGTTATCCCTTGCCTATGATATTCGTAAAGCACGGGAAGGTAATCGTCGTGTTGAGCAACATCAGTATGATCAACATGATACATATAAGCTTTATGGTGTTGAGCTTTTATGGCCTCTGGTCCTGGTACAGTCCTCAATACTCAGAAACTCAATGGGTTATATTCAGACAGACAAAAACCAGCTGTCTGTCATGTATGCCTTTGAATACCTGATAGAATCAGCATTAACAGAGTCTGAGAGAACAACGTCGAATGATATTATGCTAACAGTAAAATATGCATCAGACTCTGATTTTAATTTCATTGAGGATAATATTGACAGCAGGTGCTGCTATTTTATCAGCCTATCTCCGGAGCAAAGAAAAAAGCAGTTAATCAGTATTGTTCGTTCTTTTCATTCATTATGGGGTAAGTATGCCCGTGAAAAGCAGGACATAAAGATGCTGAACGAAATGAATAATACATCATGGGTCTGGCCGGACAATATCAACTGGTGAGCAACCACTGTCCGGCCAGTGAGTACCATCAGCGGGCTCTTTTACCAAAAATGTCCTCTGAACGTGACTGAAGCTGTTTGAGTGCTTCGAGCATGTCATCATTATCCAGTGAGCGCTGGGATTTCTTCCCTTCCTGCTTTGGCCGTCGTCGGGAAGGGCCATCTCCAGCGGGAATTGACTGAGAGCGCGTGTTATCCCGCTTGCTCTGCACCAGACTGATAAACTCCAGGGTTCGGCCAAGACGCTTGTTATCGACAATCGCGCCCTGGTCGATTTCTGACAGTCGGTCGTAGGTAGAGTAGGGAAGTAGCGTACCGTTCAGGCGCAGCTCTTTTCTGCCATCAGGATAGTGATACACATCGATATATTTACCTATTGCACGGCGACTCAGTTCGCTGTCTTCAATCAGGTACAACATTTTATCATATTGTATCGTCAACGATTTTGAGACTTTACGTTTTTCACGAACAGTGAAAATAAGCCCCAGGTCCTCATCATGTTCTACAGCACGGTGTACGTCAAAATCATGTCGCGGTACTTTGCCAAAACGGCGGTTATAGTCAGCCATATAGGCCTCAGCGAAGTCATTTGCAGCCTCCATTGAACAAATGCCCTGTAACCGCAGCTCTTTGACCAGACGATCCTGTAAAGTGAGGTGAGCTCGTTCTACACGCCCTTTGGCGGGACTGGTTTC encodes:
- a CDS encoding ISNCY-like element ISKpn21 family transposase yields the protein MSAESSGVFTLKEINRIKIIQDVIERRITTRRAAEHLGISDRQCRRLLARYREGGPLGMASRRCGMRGNRQLPPGLADQALELIKTRYADFGPTLAREKLEELHGLFLGKETVRRIMVRAGLWVPRKQRAARIPQPRYRRPCTGELIQIDGCDHDWFEGRGPACTALVYVDDATSKLMELLFVKSESTFSYFEATRRYIDKHGKPLALYSDKAGVFRVNNKHATGGDGHTQFGRAMHELNIQTICAETSPAKGRVERAHLTLQDRLVKELRLQGICSMEAANDFAEAYMADYNRRFGKVPRHDFDVHRAVEHDEDLGLIFTVREKRKVSKSLTIQYDKMLYLIEDSELSRRAIGKYIDVYHYPDGRKELRLNGTLLPYSTYDRLSEIDQGAIVDNKRLGRTLEFISLVQSKRDNTRSQSIPAGDGPSRRRPKQEGKKSQRSLDNDDMLEALKQLQSRSEDIFGKRAR
- a CDS encoding DUF6904 family protein → MLRYELTPNNAGFILWGDSEALNELHELIHYIVDESPLIKVKDGFMLSLAYDIRKAREGNRRVEQHQYDQHDTYKLYGVELLWPLVLVQSSILRNSMGYIQTDKNQLSVMYAFEYLIESALTESERTTSNDIMLTVKYASDSDFNFIEDNIDSRCCYFISLSPEQRKKQLISIVRSFHSLWGKYAREKQDIKMLNEMNNTSWVWPDNINW